A region from the Sorex araneus isolate mSorAra2 chromosome 6, mSorAra2.pri, whole genome shotgun sequence genome encodes:
- the C6H4orf3 gene encoding uncharacterized protein C4orf3 homolog, whose translation MQARAAAENGRDAVRERRGAGDAAGGPQQNHDARPRAGAPPCPKHSYWLDLWLFILFDLALFLLVYFLPS comes from the coding sequence atGCAGGCGCGCGCGGCGGCCGAGAACGGGCGGGACGCCGTGCGGgagcggcgcggcgcgggggacGCCGCCGGGGGGCCGCAGCAGAACCACGACGCGCGGCCGCGCGCCGGGGCGCCGCCGTGCCCGAAGCACTCGTACTGGCTGGATCTGTGGCTCTTCATCCTCTTCGACCTGGCGCTGTTCCTCTTGGTGTATTTCCTGCCCTCGTGA